One genomic segment of Hevea brasiliensis isolate MT/VB/25A 57/8 chromosome 3, ASM3005281v1, whole genome shotgun sequence includes these proteins:
- the LOC110658281 gene encoding uncharacterized protein LOC110658281 → MNCWYLDHQIILIFKFNLFYLSGIYLRQLKAFTKHETLPQSKIFFGLLKMLEGKAVVRETDMPELMQSHVMELAYQALDLHEVSDCQSIARYIKQKFDEAHGPAWHCVVGKDFGSCITHLCGSFIFFRVEMLEFLIFKDGKDFTESKEAIGMVQKPKKCD, encoded by the exons ATGAATTGCTGGTATCTGGACCACCAGATTATTctgatatttaaatttaatttattttacttgAGTGGTATATATTTAAGGCAATTAAAAGCCTTTACTAAGCATGAGACTCTGCCACAAAGTAAAATTTTCTTTGGGTTGCTGAAAATGTTGGAGGGAAAAGCGGTAGTGCGAGAGACTGACATGCCAGAGTTGATGCAGAGCCATGTGATGGAACTAGCTTACCAAGCTCTTGATTTACATGAGGTCTCTGATTGCCAATCTATTGCTCGTTACATCAAACAG AAGTTTGATGAAGCTCATGGACCTGCATGGCATTGTGTGGTTGGCAAAGACTTTGGTTCTTGCATCACCCATTTATGTGGAAGTTTCATTTTCTTCCGGGTGGAGATGTTAGAGTTTCTGATCTTTAAAGATGGCAAGGACTTCACTGAAAGCAAGGAAGCTATTGGGATGGTGCAGAAGCCCAAGAAATGTGACTAA